One genomic segment of Alkalimarinus alittae includes these proteins:
- a CDS encoding alginate O-acetyltransferase: MKKISYNFPGLAFGASLILIGGLSIGGYANYTIQDKSWITGDQAAAFEDHYDDQLPIKNIGVNVWAAIEYALFNEGRSGVEIGKEGWLFSSEEFKAYSADQNHTAQNLDTIKAIATQLKQQNIQLVVAVVPAKASIYPEYLGDHRPSNSASQRYLSFTQWLQAEGIHWTGFKEPMLQTKDAQQMYLRTDTHWTPAGAKIAATQLKETIASLDAEILGDSTQFSTSVLTSQQHEGDLMSFIPFRDYFSWMGPQPETIEPQVTQINSATSLDDADALLFADEPSFDITLVGTSYSANKLWNFPGALEQQLGQEILNYAEEGKGPIEPMITYLSSEDFANAPPRILIWEFPERFLPIKYKTHTEMALTKAIDDKKPTTNQEPSA; the protein is encoded by the coding sequence AAAAGATATCTTATAATTTCCCTGGTTTGGCCTTTGGCGCAAGTTTAATCTTGATCGGGGGGCTCTCTATTGGGGGTTATGCCAATTATACAATACAAGATAAAAGCTGGATTACCGGTGATCAAGCCGCCGCTTTTGAAGACCATTATGACGACCAACTCCCGATCAAAAACATCGGCGTTAATGTATGGGCCGCTATTGAGTATGCACTCTTTAACGAAGGCCGTAGCGGCGTTGAAATAGGCAAAGAGGGTTGGCTTTTCAGTTCGGAAGAATTTAAAGCCTATTCAGCAGACCAAAACCATACCGCTCAGAACCTCGACACGATCAAAGCTATTGCTACGCAGCTCAAGCAGCAAAATATACAGCTAGTCGTCGCGGTGGTACCTGCTAAAGCAAGTATCTATCCAGAATATTTAGGTGACCATCGGCCGAGTAACAGTGCTTCACAACGCTACCTTTCTTTCACGCAATGGCTTCAAGCCGAAGGCATTCATTGGACAGGCTTTAAAGAGCCCATGCTGCAAACCAAAGATGCGCAGCAAATGTATTTAAGAACCGATACCCACTGGACACCCGCCGGTGCAAAAATAGCCGCCACTCAACTAAAAGAGACGATCGCATCACTTGATGCAGAAATCCTGGGTGATAGTACTCAATTTTCAACCTCGGTATTAACAAGCCAACAGCACGAAGGGGATTTAATGAGCTTTATTCCCTTCCGAGATTACTTTAGCTGGATGGGACCGCAACCCGAAACGATTGAGCCACAAGTCACCCAAATTAACAGTGCTACAAGCCTAGACGATGCTGACGCACTATTGTTTGCTGATGAACCAAGCTTTGATATTACCTTAGTCGGCACGAGCTATAGCGCGAATAAGTTATGGAACTTCCCAGGGGCTCTCGAGCAACAGCTTGGCCAAGAAATTCTCAATTATGCAGAAGAAGGAAAAGGCCCCATTGAGCCGATGATAACGTATCTATCATCGGAGGACTTCGCCAACGCACCTCCTCGTATTTTAATTTGGGAATTTCCTGAACGTTTCTTGCCGATTAAATACAAAACTCATACCGAAATGGCATTAACCAAAGCCATCGACGACAAAAAACCAACCACAAACCAGGAGCCATCTGCATAA